The proteins below are encoded in one region of Brachyspira intermedia PWS/A:
- a CDS encoding peptidase U32 family protein, whose translation MLLRKIELLAPVGDERGLKAAVNAGADAVYFGTKSFNARVGAAENFDEKVLEENIKFAKLRNVNVYITVNTLVYNDEIDKVLPLIKSVSDLGADAIIVQDLGVIDIVRNNLTIPMHASTQMSCNNLESVKLLKSIGIDRVVLAREMSLENIKYIRDNTDIELETFVHGALCVSFSGQCAYSYLHGGRSANRGACAQPCRMEYTGGKTDYPLSTKDLMTIDIIPNLLESGITSFKIEGRAKRSEYAAITTSIYRHAIDLALENKDIPIEKYREDLMKIFNRGGFSQGYYYNSKDIFENYKPSHDGEYIGEVTAYKKNKIYIKVEKELNVYDGLSFGESGKVGMQISDLYKDNVRVKRAKGNLSFSAVLKNVNIGDEVYRTTDKLQMDEADKIIESDHFKHLLDLNCIIGFNDIDDNEKIKLIVNSKYDDRLNNIEYISDYTLQEAKTKATTKEDIFNSLSKTGGTVFEFENINIEENFKNPFIPVKILNEARRCLIEKLENILMQSKKINYNKDCEKNINYPNTDIKVLIANSEEKINLYSDIHYDKKILFPNIYDENIIKLFEAKKIDGILLPHVTFDKDIEVIKSIVEKTNNMIVICNNLGHIEALKGKAILWAGIGLNAINNYSVNLLYKLGIDTVISAIEAGKNLKHTLSVKEGFIPAMNFAFCPKSMSVGCSKCKEEDIIDHRGNTVIFDCVRMHNKTSFILEKIKNKNGNIYYSIY comes from the coding sequence ATGCTTTTAAGAAAAATAGAACTGCTTGCACCTGTTGGCGATGAAAGAGGATTGAAGGCTGCTGTTAATGCTGGAGCTGATGCTGTATATTTCGGTACCAAAAGTTTTAATGCTAGGGTAGGGGCAGCTGAAAACTTCGATGAAAAGGTACTTGAAGAAAATATAAAATTCGCAAAATTAAGAAATGTTAATGTTTATATAACAGTAAATACTTTGGTTTATAACGATGAAATTGATAAAGTACTTCCATTAATAAAAAGTGTTTCGGATTTGGGAGCTGATGCCATTATCGTTCAGGACTTAGGTGTTATTGATATTGTAAGAAATAATTTAACAATTCCAATGCATGCAAGTACGCAAATGTCTTGTAATAATTTAGAGAGTGTAAAACTACTTAAGAGTATAGGAATTGATAGAGTGGTTCTAGCTCGTGAGATGAGTTTAGAAAATATAAAATATATTAGAGATAATACTGATATAGAACTTGAAACTTTTGTGCATGGAGCTTTATGCGTAAGTTTTTCAGGTCAGTGTGCTTATTCTTATTTGCATGGCGGAAGAAGTGCAAACCGCGGAGCATGTGCCCAGCCTTGCAGAATGGAATATACTGGAGGAAAAACTGATTATCCTTTAAGTACTAAAGATTTAATGACAATTGATATAATTCCAAATTTACTTGAAAGCGGAATAACTTCATTTAAAATTGAAGGACGTGCCAAAAGAAGCGAATACGCTGCAATCACAACTTCAATATATAGACATGCTATTGATTTAGCTTTAGAAAATAAAGATATACCCATTGAAAAATATAGAGAAGATTTGATGAAGATTTTTAATAGAGGCGGATTCTCTCAAGGTTATTATTATAATTCAAAAGATATATTTGAAAATTACAAGCCTAGTCATGACGGTGAGTATATAGGAGAAGTTACAGCGTACAAGAAAAATAAAATATATATAAAAGTAGAAAAAGAATTAAATGTTTATGACGGGTTATCATTTGGTGAAAGCGGAAAAGTTGGAATGCAGATTTCTGATTTATATAAAGATAATGTAAGGGTCAAAAGAGCAAAAGGAAATTTAAGTTTTTCAGCTGTTTTAAAAAATGTAAATATTGGCGATGAAGTTTACAGAACCACTGATAAACTACAAATGGACGAAGCAGACAAAATAATTGAAAGCGATCATTTTAAACATCTTCTTGATTTAAATTGCATTATTGGTTTTAATGATATTGATGATAATGAAAAAATAAAATTAATAGTCAATAGCAAATATGATGATAGATTAAACAATATAGAATATATAAGCGATTATACACTTCAGGAAGCTAAAACTAAAGCAACAACTAAAGAAGATATTTTTAATTCTCTTTCAAAAACTGGAGGCACTGTATTTGAATTTGAAAATATTAACATTGAAGAAAATTTTAAAAATCCTTTTATACCAGTTAAAATTTTAAATGAAGCTAGAAGATGCCTAATTGAAAAACTTGAAAATATTTTAATGCAGTCTAAAAAAATTAATTATAATAAAGATTGTGAAAAAAATATTAATTACCCAAACACTGATATAAAAGTTTTGATTGCAAACAGTGAAGAAAAAATTAATTTATATTCTGATATTCATTATGATAAAAAAATATTATTTCCAAATATTTATGATGAAAATATAATTAAGCTTTTTGAGGCTAAAAAAATAGATGGTATACTTTTACCGCATGTTACATTTGATAAAGACATTGAAGTTATAAAAAGCATAGTAGAAAAAACAAATAATATGATAGTAATATGCAATAATTTAGGACATATTGAAGCATTAAAAGGAAAAGCTATATTATGGGCAGGCATTGGGCTTAATGCAATTAATAATTACAGTGTGAATCTTTTATATAAGTTAGGAATTGATACTGTTATATCTGCTATAGAAGCGGGTAAAAATTTAAAACATACTTTATCTGTAAAAGAAGGTTTTATTCCTGCTATGAACTTTGCTTTCTGTCCGAAAAGTATGTCAGTAGGATGCAGTAAATGTAAAGAAGAAGATATTATTGATCATAGAGGAAATACTGTAATATTTGATTGTGTGAGAATGCATAACAAAACAAGTTTTATATTAGAGAAAATAAAAAATAAAAATGGAAATATTTATTACAGTATATATTAA
- a CDS encoding AMP-binding protein, with the protein MIKERLSDYIQNTIKENWDINALVDYGTNNILKYSDIAKNILKIHTGFKKLDIHKGEKIALCGANSVNWALTYISIVSYGAVVVPILVDFSKEDIASILKDSGVKFLFADSNILKGIDSNSLSLLTKSFHLNNFDTFTIEEENTKEKSEEKKESNKKIENIFSDIEIGDIKKEDFNLTIFENDTLATIIYTSGTTGFSKGVMLNHNSLAANIRFAINNMPIKPNDHILSFLPLAHVFGCLFDFLFPFSRGACIYMLNAIPSPNILLKAFDEVKPNLILMVPLIIEKIYLKKILPTISKPLIANLLKLPIISSILKSKIRNTLTQSFGGNFHEVIIGGSALNSDVEKFLMDIGFKFTVGYGMTECGPLISYGPWDKHVPRSCGCIIDTLEVKIDAEKEGDVGEIMVKGENVMLGYYKNYKATADVLSKDGWLRTGDLGVLGENNRIFIRGRSKNMLLGASGQNIYPEEIESKLNAMPYILESLVLQRDNKLHALLYLDAERIRDEKLSEEEVNKLIENNRIEVNKLLPEFGRISGFTIQKEEFIKNPTKKIKRFLYK; encoded by the coding sequence ATGATTAAAGAAAGACTAAGCGACTATATTCAAAATACTATAAAAGAAAATTGGGATATTAATGCATTAGTTGATTACGGCACTAATAATATACTAAAATATTCTGATATAGCCAAAAATATTCTAAAAATACATACAGGTTTTAAAAAGCTTGATATACATAAAGGTGAAAAAATAGCCCTATGCGGTGCTAACTCTGTTAATTGGGCTTTAACATATATATCTATAGTAAGCTATGGAGCTGTGGTTGTTCCTATACTCGTAGACTTTTCAAAAGAAGATATAGCGTCTATATTAAAAGATTCAGGAGTGAAGTTTTTATTTGCAGACTCAAACATATTAAAAGGAATTGACTCTAATAGTTTATCGCTTCTTACTAAATCTTTTCATTTAAATAATTTCGATACATTTACTATAGAAGAAGAAAATACAAAAGAAAAAAGTGAAGAAAAAAAAGAAAGTAATAAAAAAATAGAAAATATATTCAGCGATATAGAAATTGGAGATATAAAAAAAGAAGATTTTAATCTTACTATATTTGAAAATGACACTTTGGCTACTATAATATATACTTCAGGAACTACAGGATTCAGTAAAGGTGTTATGCTTAATCATAATTCATTAGCTGCTAATATAAGATTTGCTATTAATAATATGCCTATAAAGCCTAATGATCATATACTTTCTTTCCTTCCTCTTGCCCATGTATTCGGATGTTTATTCGACTTTTTATTTCCATTTTCAAGAGGAGCATGCATATATATGCTTAATGCTATACCTAGTCCTAATATATTACTTAAAGCATTCGATGAGGTAAAACCTAATCTTATATTGATGGTTCCTCTTATCATAGAAAAAATTTACCTTAAAAAAATACTTCCTACTATAAGCAAGCCTTTAATTGCTAATTTATTAAAACTGCCTATTATATCATCTATACTAAAATCAAAAATAAGAAACACACTTACACAATCTTTCGGAGGAAATTTCCACGAGGTTATAATAGGAGGAAGTGCTTTAAATAGCGATGTAGAAAAATTTCTTATGGATATAGGTTTTAAATTCACAGTAGGATATGGTATGACTGAATGCGGACCTTTAATAAGTTATGGCCCTTGGGATAAGCATGTACCTAGAAGCTGCGGATGCATAATAGACACTTTAGAAGTAAAAATAGATGCTGAAAAAGAAGGTGATGTAGGTGAGATTATGGTTAAGGGTGAAAATGTTATGCTTGGCTATTATAAAAACTACAAGGCCACCGCAGATGTACTTTCTAAAGATGGATGGCTTAGAACTGGGGATTTAGGTGTGCTTGGTGAAAACAATAGAATATTTATCAGAGGAAGAAGCAAGAATATGCTGCTTGGTGCCAGCGGACAGAATATTTATCCTGAAGAGATTGAAAGTAAGTTAAATGCTATGCCTTATATATTAGAGTCTTTAGTTTTACAAAGAGATAATAAACTTCATGCTTTACTATATTTGGATGCTGAAAGAATCAGAGATGAAAAATTAAGCGAAGAAGAAGTTAATAAACTTATAGAAAACAACAGAATAGAAGTTAATAAATTACTTCCTGAATTTGGAAGGATATCAGGATTCACCATTCAAAAAGAAGAGTTTATAAAAAATCCTACTAAAAAGATAAAAAGATTCTTATACAAATAA
- a CDS encoding PAQR family membrane homeostasis protein: MNADLNNNIVKNSVSKISAVICIICASSAIAVLVLLIINSKTAREITSFSLYSSFLTIFYIINSIYHFFPFNNKAKKVFYILSHAFFIMMIWGIYIPPCLISLQNGWGWSFFGIITGLCALGITLRSVFGYRWRGATETIYYFLLNWVWLIAISKIAAAVGEYGAILYLTGFLLLNIAMVFYRLAMYEANRRYTLFLPLFYSLLIISNVCHAVFMFRYVANIF, encoded by the coding sequence ATGAACGCTGATTTGAATAATAATATAGTAAAAAATTCTGTTTCTAAGATAAGTGCGGTTATATGCATAATATGTGCTAGTTCTGCAATAGCTGTCTTAGTGCTTTTAATAATTAATTCTAAAACTGCAAGAGAAATTACCTCATTTTCTTTATACTCAAGTTTTTTAACAATATTTTATATAATAAATTCAATATATCATTTTTTCCCTTTTAACAATAAAGCCAAAAAGGTTTTTTATATATTATCACATGCTTTTTTTATTATGATGATATGGGGTATATATATTCCTCCATGTTTAATTTCATTACAAAACGGATGGGGCTGGAGTTTCTTTGGAATTATTACAGGGCTTTGTGCATTAGGTATTACTTTAAGAAGCGTATTTGGATACAGATGGCGTGGTGCTACTGAAACAATATATTATTTTTTATTAAATTGGGTTTGGCTCATAGCTATATCAAAAATAGCCGCAGCCGTTGGTGAATACGGAGCTATATTATATTTAACCGGATTTCTTCTTTTAAATATAGCAATGGTATTTTACAGGCTTGCTATGTATGAAGCGAATAGAAGATATACTTTATTTTTACCTTTATTTTATTCGCTTTTAATAATATCTAATGTATGCCATGCAGTTTTTATGTTTAGATATGTTGCTAACATTTTCTAA
- a CDS encoding D-alanine--D-alanine ligase family protein — MILNSELKQNILNRFKNKKIAVLHGGLSSEREVSLRSGQNVYKALTSFDEIKDNCILIDVKDSYELVKTLKENNIEYCYNILHGTSGEDGTIQGLLESLNIKYTGENILVSAVCMNKVYTKRIWKSSNVSTADFMLLKDVKEINDNNVKGSLLSFNFPIILKPISDGSSVGVHLIKTKSEFENVVKDIKDIQNYFLEPYIKGKEITVGLVKQDDDNTYVFPILGINPKNEIYDYEAKYTPGKTEMEMPAKLSKEMENKVVETCKKAYRVLGCSGLSRIDAIVGDDNEVYLMEVNTQGGMTNTSDIPAMAKHINLDFNDLVLYILGLLK, encoded by the coding sequence ATGATATTAAATAGCGAATTAAAACAAAATATTTTAAATAGGTTTAAAAATAAAAAAATAGCAGTTTTGCATGGCGGATTAAGCTCTGAGAGAGAAGTTTCACTTAGAAGCGGACAGAATGTTTATAAGGCATTAACTAGCTTTGATGAAATTAAAGATAATTGTATTTTAATAGATGTTAAAGATTCTTATGAATTAGTAAAAACATTGAAAGAAAATAATATTGAATACTGCTATAATATTTTGCATGGCACATCAGGAGAGGATGGAACTATTCAGGGACTTTTGGAGAGTCTTAATATTAAATATACAGGCGAAAATATTTTAGTTAGTGCCGTTTGTATGAATAAGGTTTATACAAAAAGAATATGGAAGTCATCAAATGTATCTACTGCAGATTTTATGCTTCTTAAAGATGTTAAAGAGATTAATGATAATAATGTGAAAGGAAGCCTACTTTCTTTTAATTTCCCTATAATATTAAAGCCTATATCAGATGGTTCAAGTGTAGGAGTTCATTTGATAAAGACGAAATCAGAATTTGAAAATGTAGTAAAAGATATAAAAGATATTCAAAATTATTTCTTAGAGCCTTATATAAAAGGAAAAGAAATTACAGTTGGATTAGTAAAACAAGATGATGATAATACTTATGTCTTTCCAATACTAGGAATAAATCCTAAAAATGAAATATACGATTATGAGGCAAAATATACACCAGGAAAAACAGAAATGGAAATGCCTGCCAAATTATCAAAAGAAATGGAAAACAAAGTGGTAGAAACATGTAAGAAGGCTTATAGAGTTTTAGGCTGCAGCGGACTTTCAAGAATAGATGCTATAGTTGGCGATGATAATGAAGTTTATCTTATGGAAGTAAACACTCAAGGAGGTATGACAAATACTTCTGACATACCTGCAATGGCCAAGCATATAAATCTTGATTTTAATGATCTTGTTTTATATATATTAGGTCTTTTAAAATAA
- a CDS encoding DinB family protein, with the protein MKSNLLNAKKDNTTKEVSKKIDEKKKDIENSQNKKPIDKTAKKIMNMMALYNKNANKKLIEILLTVKEEDLIKETNAYFKSVLGTFKHIIQCDIYFFNVYRKYSSKKKIENEDILNYLNEDFTFNINIDEDLNSLIDIRKKLDDVIIAIVNSIEDFNISGKVIIPNAVIKKPRYHLIMHALNHATHHRGEISVMLDQMEYKNDYSNLMTMI; encoded by the coding sequence ATGAAATCTAATCTTCTAAATGCAAAAAAAGATAATACCACAAAAGAAGTAAGTAAAAAAATAGATGAAAAAAAGAAAGATATAGAAAACAGTCAAAATAAAAAGCCTATAGATAAAACAGCAAAAAAAATCATGAATATGATGGCTTTATACAATAAGAATGCCAATAAAAAACTTATTGAAATTCTTCTTACAGTCAAAGAAGAAGATTTAATAAAAGAAACTAATGCATATTTCAAATCTGTGCTTGGAACATTTAAACATATTATTCAATGCGATATATATTTCTTTAATGTATACAGAAAATATTCAAGCAAAAAGAAAATAGAAAATGAAGATATATTAAACTATCTAAATGAAGATTTTACTTTCAATATAAATATAGATGAAGATTTAAACAGTTTAATAGATATAAGAAAAAAATTAGATGATGTTATAATAGCTATTGTTAATAGTATAGAAGATTTTAATATATCAGGAAAAGTAATTATTCCTAATGCGGTAATAAAAAAGCCTAGATACCATTTGATAATGCATGCCTTAAATCATGCCACTCATCATAGAGGAGAGATTTCTGTAATGCTTGATCAAATGGAATATAAAAACGATTATTCAAATTTAATGACTATGATATAA
- a CDS encoding regulatory protein RecX: MKLKGDKIHIKVSGGDVFTIPKNGLYELDLYEGMELEYDEIPHIRFRAFESAARKSAVSILKRGFISEGMLREKLTKKGHKKRFIRHAVNYCKEYDLIDDKRFVKIAINSLKLKGKSKRHIIDYLKKNKVKPSLIEKAQNSISDRIDDKALKDAIRKYYKLYEHKERKEDYIIKTLMRKGFKYDRIKTLVRKYIDKKENYKE, from the coding sequence ATGAAATTAAAAGGCGATAAGATACATATCAAAGTATCAGGCGGAGATGTATTCACTATACCAAAAAACGGACTCTATGAACTAGATTTATATGAGGGAATGGAACTTGAATACGATGAAATACCTCATATAAGATTCAGAGCTTTCGAGTCTGCCGCAAGAAAATCTGCAGTATCTATACTTAAACGCGGATTTATAAGCGAGGGTATGCTTAGAGAAAAACTCACAAAAAAAGGGCATAAAAAAAGATTCATAAGACATGCCGTAAATTACTGCAAAGAATATGATCTTATAGATGATAAAAGATTCGTAAAAATAGCTATTAATAGTTTAAAGCTTAAAGGCAAAAGCAAAAGACATATAATAGATTATTTAAAGAAAAATAAAGTAAAACCAAGTTTGATAGAAAAAGCACAAAACTCTATAAGCGATAGAATAGATGATAAAGCCTTAAAAGATGCTATAAGAAAATATTATAAACTATATGAACATAAAGAAAGAAAAGAAGATTATATTATAAAGACATTAATGCGTAAAGGTTTCAAATACGATAGAATCAAAACTCTAGTGAGAAAATATATAGATAAAAAAGAAAATTATAAAGAGTAA
- a CDS encoding M23 family metallopeptidase — MIFKELTILITDDTLTKEKKSNAQLDKYYLEETSKDVKNLAKQFVGNFKDANKSADNSNSRFDINYKKNVKLTPSSRYKAPRAKIKFNRTKKILNKLYNSTYGIRHVFKSVVGAIKRKGNHERSILIFYDDEEHGVRLPINNFMILFLVLVFSALIYTGYDAYIRQKEAREFYNTLSAREAKTYTLIEDYKKSLNRFSKALTEYNNVIKSISYIIDYNDMGTFNNNNESGNIDKMLSELDSYQKNILSFMEVSPKIHKEIPLGWPVAGGGRISSGFGARLSPFNQEKSYHYGVDIAGPYGTPILAVADGTVTFAGWRNGYGWFVLITHANGYQTAYGHNSKLLVDYGQKVKRGEKIALIGNTGRTTGIHCHFEIRVGGDHKNPMPYLSARF, encoded by the coding sequence TTGATTTTTAAGGAGCTTACTATTTTAATTACAGACGATACTTTAACAAAAGAAAAAAAGTCCAATGCTCAGTTGGATAAATATTATTTGGAAGAAACTTCAAAAGATGTAAAAAATTTAGCTAAACAATTTGTAGGAAACTTCAAAGATGCTAATAAATCTGCTGATAATTCAAATTCCAGATTCGATATAAACTATAAGAAAAATGTTAAATTAACTCCTTCTTCAAGATATAAAGCCCCAAGAGCAAAAATAAAATTTAATAGAACTAAAAAAATACTTAATAAATTATATAATTCTACTTACGGAATAAGACATGTATTTAAATCAGTTGTAGGAGCTATTAAAAGAAAAGGTAATCATGAAAGAAGCATACTTATATTCTATGATGATGAAGAACATGGTGTTAGACTTCCTATCAATAATTTTATGATTTTATTTCTTGTATTAGTATTTTCTGCTTTGATTTATACTGGTTATGATGCATATATTAGACAGAAAGAAGCTAGAGAATTTTATAATACTCTCTCAGCAAGAGAAGCTAAAACTTATACATTAATAGAAGATTATAAAAAATCTCTTAATAGATTCTCTAAAGCATTAACTGAATATAATAATGTTATTAAATCTATATCTTATATTATAGATTACAATGATATGGGTACATTTAACAATAATAATGAATCCGGTAACATCGACAAAATGTTAAGCGAATTAGATTCATATCAGAAGAATATTCTTTCATTTATGGAAGTATCTCCAAAAATACATAAAGAAATTCCTTTAGGCTGGCCTGTTGCAGGAGGCGGAAGAATATCAAGCGGATTCGGTGCTAGACTTTCTCCTTTCAATCAGGAAAAAAGTTATCACTATGGTGTAGATATAGCAGGACCTTATGGTACTCCTATACTTGCAGTTGCTGATGGTACTGTTACATTTGCAGGATGGAGAAACGGATATGGTTGGTTTGTTCTAATTACCCATGCTAATGGTTATCAAACTGCATACGGACATAACTCTAAACTTCTTGTTGATTATGGTCAGAAGGTAAAAAGAGGCGAAAAAATAGCTTTAATAGGAAATACTGGAAGAACTACAGGAATACACTGCCATTTCGAGATTAGAGTTGGAGGAGATCATAAGAATCCTATGCCTTATTTGAGTGCTAGATTCTAA
- the ruvB gene encoding Holliday junction branch migration DNA helicase RuvB, protein MDKESITNAEENSYDKPNNNIRPQGFDDFLGQKNIKSKLKVFIDSAKKRDVSLDHILFYGPPGLGKTTLAQIIANEMGSNIKATSAPIIERPGDLASILTTLGEKDILFIDEIHRLRTVVEEVLYSAMEDFFVDIKVGEGTSAKSFRVKLPHFTLIGATTRSGLLSTPLYDRFGIVERLEFYTNEDLANIVKRSSEFLNIDITDEAAISIASRSRGTPRIVNRLLRRVFDFATVHDVLKIDEEFACDSLEKLGIDKNGFEALDKLYLNTIIKHYNGGPVGVDTLSVSLSEQIETIEDVIEPYLIQCGFIKRTPKGRVATNKAYGYLNLSSKYDDNYEEERGLFDF, encoded by the coding sequence ATGGATAAAGAAAGCATAACAAATGCTGAAGAAAACTCTTATGACAAGCCCAATAATAATATAAGACCTCAAGGTTTTGATGACTTTTTGGGACAGAAAAATATAAAATCAAAATTGAAAGTCTTTATAGATAGTGCTAAGAAAAGAGATGTTTCTTTGGATCATATATTATTTTACGGTCCACCAGGACTTGGAAAAACTACATTAGCCCAAATAATAGCAAATGAAATGGGAAGCAATATAAAAGCCACATCAGCACCTATAATAGAGCGTCCAGGAGATTTGGCTTCTATACTCACTACTTTGGGTGAAAAAGATATACTATTCATAGATGAAATACATAGACTTAGAACCGTAGTTGAAGAAGTGCTTTATTCAGCTATGGAAGATTTTTTCGTAGATATAAAGGTGGGAGAAGGAACATCTGCTAAAAGTTTTAGAGTGAAATTACCGCATTTTACTTTGATAGGTGCTACAACAAGAAGCGGTTTATTAAGTACGCCTTTATATGATAGATTCGGAATAGTAGAAAGACTTGAATTTTATACCAATGAAGATTTGGCTAATATAGTAAAGAGAAGTTCAGAATTTCTTAATATAGATATCACAGATGAGGCTGCCATTTCAATAGCTTCAAGATCTAGAGGAACACCAAGGATAGTTAATAGGCTTTTAAGAAGAGTTTTTGACTTTGCCACCGTACATGATGTTTTAAAAATAGACGAAGAGTTTGCCTGTGATTCTCTTGAAAAATTAGGAATAGATAAAAACGGCTTTGAAGCACTTGACAAACTTTATTTAAATACTATTATTAAACATTATAACGGAGGTCCTGTAGGAGTTGATACTTTATCGGTATCTTTATCCGAACAGATAGAAACTATAGAAGATGTAATAGAGCCTTATCTTATACAATGCGGATTTATAAAAAGAACTCCAAAAGGAAGAGTTGCTACAAATAAGGCTTATGGTTATTTAAATCTTTCTTCAAAGTATGACGATAATTATGAAGAAGAAAGAGGATTATTTGATTTTTAA